In the genome of Rhodoplanes sp. Z2-YC6860, one region contains:
- a CDS encoding tetratricopeptide repeat protein, with the protein MPAVSAPQGKPLDVARTFQQALELHHQGRIAEAEQLYSVVLAVRPEHFESLQMLGVIKLVRGDLPAALRLVGAALKQRPTSPQVLLNHGNVLDAMKRHDEAIQSFDEAIRRKSRFAEAHNNRGSSLIALERYEEALDSLRRAIAIKPDYAEAFYNQGNALRLLDRHDQALKSFDRALALRPNYAKAHCNRGVALEALQRSAEALAEFDLALAIQPNFPEAMLNRCRSLRALRRFDETFLGLDTLLRAHPNHAEAHNMLGMLLADCNQSVDAVKSYERAVALKPDFSKARWSACMAALPILYAQESDIEVRRADYERRLHALIADYEAGRIPGDMTKGLGMAQPFFLAYQGHNDRDLQRLFGTLAARIMADRHPQIELAAPPAPGEPVRVGIVSGYFWQHSVWKVGIRGWVTELDPKRFQVFCYNTSYKEDAETEVAKRHAHRYVPGPRPVEEWRKIIQADRPHVLIYPEIGMNHEAAELAALRLAPVQCSYIGHPQTCGMPTIDVFLSGELIEPANGAEHYTEKLVKLPNIAFHYEPLNLDTVIVNRPELGLRPSATIYWCAQSLFKYLPQYDEVFPRIAREAGDCQFVFIRHLGPGVTELFEERLKRAFAAHGLNASDHCVMLAPMSMSRFAAASALCDVMLDSIGWSGGNTTLEAFAQDLPVVTFEGELMRGRVSAGMLRMMGMPETIATTIEEYVALGIRIARDATWRQELRSRVASDRQKLYRDRTCITALEAFLERAAQRQAL; encoded by the coding sequence ATGCCAGCAGTGTCCGCGCCGCAAGGCAAACCCCTCGACGTGGCGCGTACCTTCCAGCAGGCGCTCGAACTCCACCATCAAGGCCGGATCGCTGAAGCCGAACAGCTCTATTCCGTCGTGCTCGCGGTGCGTCCCGAGCATTTCGAGAGCTTGCAGATGCTCGGCGTCATCAAGCTCGTGCGCGGCGATCTTCCCGCGGCGTTGCGGCTCGTCGGCGCGGCGCTGAAGCAGCGGCCAACCTCGCCGCAGGTGCTGCTCAACCACGGCAACGTGCTCGACGCGATGAAGCGCCACGATGAAGCGATCCAGAGCTTCGACGAGGCGATCCGCCGCAAGAGTCGCTTCGCCGAGGCGCATAACAACCGCGGCAGCTCGCTGATCGCGCTCGAGCGCTATGAAGAGGCGCTGGACAGCCTGCGCCGCGCGATCGCAATCAAACCAGACTACGCCGAGGCGTTCTACAACCAGGGCAACGCGCTGCGCCTGCTCGATCGCCACGACCAGGCGCTCAAGAGCTTCGACCGCGCGCTTGCACTCCGTCCTAACTATGCCAAGGCCCATTGCAATCGCGGCGTCGCGCTCGAAGCCCTGCAGCGCTCCGCCGAAGCGCTCGCCGAATTCGACCTGGCGCTAGCAATCCAGCCGAACTTTCCCGAGGCTATGCTCAATCGCTGCCGCTCGCTACGCGCGCTCAGGCGTTTCGATGAGACGTTCTTGGGCCTTGATACGTTACTGCGGGCCCATCCGAACCATGCCGAGGCGCATAATATGCTCGGCATGCTGCTCGCCGATTGCAACCAGTCCGTCGACGCCGTGAAAAGTTATGAGCGCGCGGTGGCCCTCAAGCCGGATTTCAGCAAGGCGCGCTGGTCTGCCTGCATGGCGGCGCTGCCGATCCTTTACGCGCAGGAATCCGACATCGAGGTGCGCCGCGCCGACTATGAGCGGCGGCTCCATGCACTGATCGCCGATTACGAGGCGGGCCGCATCCCCGGCGACATGACCAAGGGCCTGGGCATGGCGCAGCCGTTCTTCCTCGCCTATCAGGGCCATAACGACCGCGATCTGCAGCGCCTGTTCGGCACGCTTGCGGCGCGCATCATGGCCGACCGCCATCCGCAGATCGAACTTGCGGCGCCGCCCGCGCCCGGCGAGCCGGTGCGCGTCGGCATCGTCAGCGGCTATTTCTGGCAGCATTCGGTGTGGAAGGTCGGCATCCGCGGCTGGGTGACCGAACTCGATCCGAAGCGCTTTCAGGTGTTCTGCTACAACACGAGCTACAAAGAGGACGCCGAGACCGAGGTCGCCAAGCGGCATGCGCATCGCTACGTGCCGGGTCCGCGTCCGGTCGAGGAATGGCGCAAGATCATCCAGGCCGACCGGCCGCATGTGCTGATCTATCCGGAGATCGGCATGAACCACGAGGCTGCCGAACTCGCCGCGCTGCGGCTCGCGCCGGTGCAGTGCAGCTACATCGGCCATCCGCAAACCTGCGGCATGCCGACGATAGACGTCTTCCTAAGCGGCGAACTGATCGAGCCGGCGAACGGCGCCGAACATTACACCGAAAAGCTCGTGAAGCTGCCGAACATCGCCTTCCACTACGAGCCGCTCAATCTCGACACCGTGATCGTCAACCGTCCGGAGCTTGGCTTGCGGCCTTCGGCGACGATCTATTGGTGCGCGCAGTCGTTGTTCAAATACCTGCCGCAATATGACGAGGTCTTCCCGCGCATCGCGCGCGAGGCAGGCGACTGCCAGTTCGTGTTCATCCGCCATCTTGGCCCAGGCGTCACCGAGCTGTTCGAAGAGCGGCTCAAGCGCGCTTTTGCGGCGCACGGACTCAACGCCAGCGACCACTGCGTGATGCTCGCGCCGATGAGCATGAGCCGGTTCGCTGCGGCGAGCGCGTTGTGTGACGTGATGCTCGACAGCATCGGCTGGTCGGGCGGCAACACCACGCTCGAAGCGTTCGCCCAGGATCTGCCGGTGGTGACGTTCGAAGGCGAACTGATGCGCGGCCGCGTCAGCGCCGGCATGCTGCGGATGATGGGCATGCCCGAGACGATCGCCACGACCATCGAGGAGTACGTGGCGCTCGGCATCCGCATCGCCCGCGACGCGACTTGGCGGCAGGAGCTGCGCTCCCGCGTTGCGTCAGACCGCCAAAAGCTCTACCGCGACCGCACCTGCATCACCGCGCTCGAAGCCTTCCTCGAACGCGCCGCGCAGCGCCAGGCGCTGTAA
- a CDS encoding flagellin N-terminal helical domain-containing protein, which translates to MSGDIVLSAGVRANLLQLQKTSDLITATQTKLATGKRVNSALDNPVNYFTAQGLQNRAGDLSNLLDSMSSAFNTIQAANNGITSITKLVQSAQALVSQAQQTSDTTVRAGLSTQFDQILSQITQLAGDSGFNGINLLDKNNSTDLTVTLNERGTSSVTIAAVDFSATGLVINNSTNNWSTTSDITAASTDLTTALTTLRSQAQAFGSNLSTVQIRQDFTKAMINTLQTGADSLTLADSNEEGANLLALQTRQQLSTTALSLASQASQAVLRLFG; encoded by the coding sequence ATGAGTGGCGATATCGTTCTCTCCGCCGGCGTGCGGGCGAACCTTCTGCAATTGCAGAAGACTTCAGACCTGATCACAGCGACCCAGACCAAGCTTGCCACCGGCAAGCGCGTCAACAGCGCACTCGACAATCCGGTCAACTACTTCACCGCGCAGGGACTGCAGAACCGCGCCGGCGACTTGAGCAACCTGCTCGACTCGATGTCCAGCGCGTTCAACACCATCCAGGCCGCCAACAACGGCATCACCTCGATCACCAAGCTGGTGCAGTCCGCTCAGGCGCTCGTGTCTCAGGCGCAGCAGACCTCCGACACCACGGTTCGGGCGGGCCTGTCCACGCAGTTCGACCAGATCCTGAGCCAGATCACCCAGCTCGCCGGTGACTCGGGCTTCAACGGCATCAACCTGCTCGACAAGAACAACAGCACGGACCTCACGGTCACGCTGAACGAACGCGGCACCTCCAGCGTCACGATCGCGGCGGTCGACTTCTCGGCGACCGGTCTGGTGATCAACAACTCGACCAACAACTGGAGCACCACGTCCGACATCACGGCGGCGTCGACCGACCTGACCACCGCGCTGACCACGCTCCGCTCGCAGGCCCAGGCCTTCGGCTCGAACCTGTCGACCGTGCAGATCCGCCAGGACTTCACCAAGGCGATGATCAACACGCTGCAGACCGGCGCCGACAGCCTCACCCTCGCCGATTCGAACGAGGAAGGCGCCAACCTCCTCGCCTTGCAGACCCGGCAGCAGCTCTCGACCACCGCCCTGTCGCTCGCCTCGCAAGCAAGCCAAGCCGTGCTTCGTCTGTTCGGCTAG
- a CDS encoding flagellin N-terminal helical domain-containing protein: protein MSSDIVLTAGVRANLLQLQKTSDLITATQTKLATGKRVNSALDNPVNYFTAQGLQNRAGDLGNLLDSMGSAFNTIQAANNGITSITKLVQSAQALVSQAQQTSDTAVRAGLASQFDAILTQIGTLASDSGFNGINLLDKTNSADLTVTLNESGTSTVTISAVDFSANGLSINNSLNSWGTTSDISTASTDLTNALTTLRSQAQALGSNLTTVQVRQDFTKAMINTLQSGADSLTLADSNEEGANLLALQTRQQLSTTALSLASQASQAVLRLFQ, encoded by the coding sequence ATGAGCAGCGACATCGTTTTGACAGCTGGCGTACGCGCCAATCTTCTGCAGTTGCAGAAGACCTCTGACCTGATCACGGCCACCCAGACCAAACTGGCCACCGGCAAGCGCGTCAACAGCGCGCTCGACAATCCGGTCAACTATTTCACCGCCCAGGGCCTGCAGAACCGCGCCGGCGACCTGGGCAACCTGCTCGACTCGATGGGTAGCGCCTTCAACACCATCCAGGCCGCCAACAACGGCATCACCTCGATCACCAAGCTGGTGCAGTCCGCCCAGGCGCTGGTTTCGCAGGCGCAGCAGACCTCTGACACCGCGGTGCGGGCGGGTCTCGCCAGCCAATTCGATGCCATTCTCACCCAGATCGGCACGCTCGCCAGCGATTCGGGCTTCAACGGCATCAACCTGCTTGACAAGACCAACAGCGCCGACCTCACGGTCACACTGAACGAAAGCGGCACCTCGACTGTCACGATCTCGGCGGTGGATTTCTCCGCCAACGGTCTGTCGATCAACAACTCGCTCAACAGCTGGGGCACCACGTCAGACATCAGTACGGCGTCGACCGACCTGACCAACGCGCTGACCACGCTTCGTTCGCAGGCCCAGGCTCTTGGCTCGAACCTGACGACCGTGCAGGTCCGCCAGGACTTCACCAAGGCCATGATCAACACGCTGCAGTCCGGCGCCGACAGCCTGACGCTCGCCGACTCCAACGAGGAAGGCGCAAACCTCCTCGCCTTGCAGACCCGTCAGCAGCTTTCGACCACCGCCCTGTCGCTCGCCTCGCAAGCGAGCCAGGCCGTGCTGCGGTTGTTCCAGTAA
- the flbT gene encoding flagellar biosynthesis repressor FlbT — protein MALKVELKPNERILIGDSVITNCDQRSWLVIEGTSPILREKDILTAKRADTPAKRIYLAVQLMYTSRDPRAHHEIYFSLVKQIVQAAPSTWPYIEGINNQILTGNLYKALKAAKKLIEYEEELLQHAKRGPSVQKRIKANVKPA, from the coding sequence ATGGCGCTCAAGGTCGAACTCAAACCCAACGAACGTATTCTGATCGGCGATTCCGTCATCACCAACTGCGACCAGCGGTCGTGGCTGGTGATCGAAGGAACGAGTCCGATCCTGCGCGAAAAAGACATTCTCACAGCGAAACGGGCCGATACGCCGGCCAAACGCATCTATCTCGCAGTGCAACTGATGTACACGTCGCGCGACCCGCGTGCGCACCACGAAATTTACTTCTCGTTGGTGAAGCAGATCGTGCAGGCCGCGCCCAGCACCTGGCCCTACATCGAAGGTATCAATAATCAAATCTTAACGGGGAATCTCTATAAGGCATTGAAAGCAGCGAAGAAATTGATCGAGTACGAAGAGGAATTGTTGCAGCATGCGAAGCGCGGCCCAAGCGTACAAAAACGTATCAAGGCAAACGTCAAGCCCGCGTGA
- the flaF gene encoding flagellar biosynthesis regulator FlaF codes for MRSAAQAYKNVSRQTSSPRELEASLLLQAAARLQAVQENWDSDNGARAKLDDALLYNRKLWSVFVGDMADASHPMPRELRQNFLNIGLFVMNHTVTVMSNPQPERLGSLININREIAAGLLGRA; via the coding sequence ATGCGAAGCGCGGCCCAAGCGTACAAAAACGTATCAAGGCAAACGTCAAGCCCGCGTGAGCTCGAAGCGTCGTTGTTGCTCCAGGCCGCTGCGCGTCTGCAGGCCGTGCAGGAAAACTGGGACAGCGACAATGGCGCGCGGGCCAAGCTTGACGATGCGCTGCTCTACAATCGCAAGCTCTGGTCGGTGTTCGTCGGCGACATGGCCGACGCCAGCCATCCGATGCCGCGTGAGCTGCGGCAGAACTTCCTCAACATCGGCCTGTTCGTCATGAACCACACGGTGACCGTGATGAGCAATCCGCAGCCGGAGCGCCTCGGCTCGCTGATCAACATCAACCGCGAGATCGCCGCAGGCCTGCTCGGCCGCGCCTGA
- a CDS encoding flagellin N-terminal helical domain-containing protein gives MAITGIGGTSALTLLTIGDMRNQLDDLQRQLGSGMKSTSYAGLGLDRGLSVGLRSQLSSIDGYQQSITQVGVRLDLMQTALGQFSQITQSTKSTIVQSQFALNGKTQTQDQINSKAVLDQMLGLLNTGADGRYLFSGRSVAQVPVETSDHILNGDGLKAGLKQIIDERRQADLGSGTGRVTVGGSGTQVSLTEDAGIYGMKLVGATTNASGATVTGPSPSPATLTVDLGGTNPNPGDVVSFTFKMPDGTTRDLKLTATTASPPGDGQFTIGATSTDTATNLQGALSQGVSTMAQTELVAASAVQAGNDFFNTDANHPPQRVDGPPFDTATQAKDGTSADTVSWYMGDNATDDPRSTAQARVDTSQTVSYGARANEEALRNSIQNVALFVATSFSPSDPNSQGQYQALTQRLNASLVGSANQQSVTDLSGELAGAQTAINNAKDRHSQSSTTLTNLLQSIEGAPQELVASQILALQTSLQATLQTTALLLKTSLVNYL, from the coding sequence ATGGCAATCACCGGGATTGGCGGCACGTCCGCGTTGACGCTGCTGACCATCGGCGACATGCGCAACCAGCTCGACGATCTTCAGCGTCAGCTGGGGTCCGGCATGAAATCCACGAGCTATGCGGGGCTCGGCCTGGATCGCGGGCTTTCGGTCGGGCTGCGCTCGCAGCTGTCGTCGATCGACGGCTATCAGCAGTCGATCACGCAGGTCGGCGTTCGTCTCGACCTGATGCAGACCGCACTCGGCCAGTTCAGCCAGATCACGCAGAGCACCAAATCCACGATCGTCCAGTCGCAGTTCGCGTTGAACGGCAAGACGCAGACCCAGGACCAGATCAACTCCAAGGCCGTGCTCGATCAGATGCTCGGCCTGCTCAACACCGGGGCCGATGGACGCTATCTGTTTTCCGGCCGCAGCGTCGCGCAAGTGCCGGTCGAAACCAGCGATCACATTCTCAATGGCGACGGCCTGAAGGCAGGCCTGAAGCAGATCATCGATGAGCGCCGCCAAGCCGATCTCGGCAGCGGGACGGGTCGCGTGACGGTCGGCGGTTCCGGCACGCAGGTGTCGCTGACCGAAGACGCCGGCATCTACGGCATGAAGCTCGTCGGCGCCACCACCAACGCGAGCGGCGCGACCGTGACCGGGCCTTCGCCATCGCCGGCGACGCTCACCGTCGACCTCGGCGGCACCAATCCCAATCCCGGCGATGTCGTGAGCTTCACGTTCAAGATGCCAGACGGCACCACGCGCGACCTGAAACTCACCGCCACCACGGCGTCGCCGCCGGGTGATGGCCAGTTCACCATCGGCGCCACCTCGACCGACACCGCGACCAATCTGCAGGGCGCGTTGAGCCAGGGCGTGAGCACCATGGCGCAGACGGAGCTGGTCGCGGCCTCCGCCGTCCAGGCCGGCAACGACTTCTTCAACACCGACGCCAACCACCCGCCGCAGCGCGTCGATGGTCCGCCGTTCGACACCGCAACGCAGGCCAAGGACGGCACCAGCGCCGACACCGTAAGCTGGTACATGGGCGACAACGCCACGGACGATCCGCGCTCGACCGCGCAGGCCCGCGTCGACACCTCGCAGACCGTGTCCTATGGCGCGCGCGCCAACGAGGAGGCGCTGCGCAACTCGATCCAGAATGTCGCGCTGTTTGTGGCGACGAGCTTCTCGCCGAGCGATCCGAACAGCCAGGGGCAGTACCAGGCTTTGACGCAGCGGTTGAATGCATCGCTGGTCGGCTCGGCCAATCAGCAGTCGGTGACCGATCTTTCGGGTGAACTCGCCGGCGCTCAGACTGCGATCAACAACGCCAAGGACCGGCACAGCCAGAGCAGCACGACGCTGACGAACCTGCTGCAGAGCATCGAAGGCGCGCCGCAGGAGCTGGTCGCCTCGCAGATCCTGGCGCTGCAGACGAGCCTGCAGGCGACGCTGCAGACCACGGCGTTGCTGCTGAAAACGAGTCTGGTCAATTACCTGTAG